One genomic segment of Thermoanaerobacterium sp. PSU-2 includes these proteins:
- a CDS encoding L-lactate dehydrogenase, which produces MSKVAIIGSGFVGATSAFTLALSGTVTDIVLVDLNKDKAIGDALDISHGIPLIQPVNVYAGDYKDVEGADVIVVTAGAAQKPGETRLDLVKKNTAIFKSMIPELLKYNDKAIYLIVTNPVDILTYVTYKISGLPWGRVFGSGTVLDSSRFRYLLSKHCNIDPRNVHGRIIGEHGDTEFAAWSITNISGISFNEYCSICGRVCNTNFRKEVEEEVVNAAYKIIDKKGATYYAVAVAVRRIVECILRDENSILTVSSPLNGQYGVKDVSLSLPSIVGRNGVARILDLPLSDEEVEKFRHSASVMADVIKQLDI; this is translated from the coding sequence ATGAGTAAGGTAGCCATAATAGGATCTGGTTTTGTCGGTGCAACATCGGCATTTACGCTGGCATTAAGTGGGACTGTGACAGATATCGTGTTGGTAGATTTAAACAAGGACAAGGCTATAGGAGATGCACTGGACATAAGCCACGGCATACCGCTAATACAGCCGGTAAATGTGTATGCAGGCGACTACAAAGATGTGGAAGGGGCAGATGTAATAGTTGTGACAGCAGGTGCTGCTCAAAAGCCAGGCGAGACGAGGCTTGACCTGGTAAAGAAAAATACAGCCATATTTAAGTCCATGATACCTGAGCTTTTAAAGTACAATGACAAAGCCATATATTTGATTGTTACAAATCCTGTAGACATACTGACGTACGTTACATACAAGATTTCTGGACTTCCATGGGGGAGAGTTTTCGGTTCTGGCACCGTTCTTGACAGTTCAAGGTTTAGATACCTTTTAAGCAAGCACTGCAATATAGATCCGAGAAATGTCCACGGAAGGATAATTGGCGAGCATGGAGATACAGAGTTTGCAGCGTGGAGCATAACAAACATATCGGGTATATCATTTAATGAGTACTGCAGCATATGTGGGCGTGTCTGCAACACGAATTTTAGAAAAGAAGTGGAAGAAGAAGTCGTAAATGCCGCTTACAAGATAATAGACAAAAAAGGTGCTACATACTATGCTGTCGCAGTTGCAGTGAGAAGAATTGTGGAGTGCATCTTAAGAGATGAAAATTCCATTCTCACAGTATCATCTCCATTAAATGGACAGTACGGCGTGAAGGATGTCTCATTAAGCTTGCCGTCTATCGTAGGCAGGAATGGCGTTGCCAGAATTTTGGACTTGCCTTTATCTGACGAAGAAGTGGAGAAGTTTAGGCATTCAGCAAGTGTCATGGCAGATGTCATAAAGCAATTGGATATATGA
- the glgA gene encoding glycogen synthase — MDNLKVTLFTNEFPPNIYGGAGVHVDYLTRELSKLMNVDVRCFGDQDNHFENMEVKGYREWDVLKKASDDKFKKVLGPLTTDIAMVSDGISSDIVHCHTWYTFMAGFLAKMLYDIPLIVTIHSLEPLRPWKEEQLGNGYHLSTWMERTGVEAADKIIAVSNDSKKDIMKCYNVPEDKIEVIYNGIDLNQYKKTDSNMAREKYGIEGRYILFVGRISRQKGIIHLIDAVKYLPQDVKVVLCASSPDTQEIKEEMEEKVKLYENIIWIDKMVSKEEVIELYSNADVFVCPSIYEPFGIINLEAMACSTPVVASATGGIKEVVVDGETGFLVEPGNSHELAEKINILLDDRDLAALFGANGRRRVEDMFSWESIAKKTYDLYKNVIENYKK; from the coding sequence ATGGATAATTTGAAGGTCACTTTATTTACAAATGAATTTCCGCCTAATATTTACGGTGGCGCAGGTGTCCATGTGGATTATTTGACGAGGGAATTGTCAAAGCTTATGAATGTTGATGTCAGATGCTTTGGAGATCAAGACAATCATTTTGAAAACATGGAAGTAAAAGGCTACAGAGAATGGGATGTGTTGAAAAAAGCTTCTGACGATAAATTCAAAAAAGTGTTGGGACCATTGACAACAGATATTGCTATGGTAAGCGATGGGATTTCGTCAGATATTGTCCACTGTCACACATGGTACACCTTTATGGCAGGCTTTCTGGCAAAGATGCTTTACGATATACCGCTTATTGTCACCATTCATAGCTTAGAGCCTCTAAGGCCTTGGAAGGAAGAGCAGCTTGGAAATGGGTATCACTTAAGCACATGGATGGAGAGAACAGGTGTTGAGGCGGCAGACAAGATAATAGCTGTATCTAATGATTCTAAAAAAGATATCATGAAGTGCTACAATGTGCCAGAAGATAAGATTGAGGTTATATACAATGGAATAGACTTAAACCAGTACAAGAAGACGGATTCAAACATGGCAAGAGAAAAATACGGAATAGAGGGAAGGTACATTTTATTTGTAGGAAGGATATCAAGGCAAAAGGGAATAATTCATCTTATAGATGCTGTAAAATATTTGCCACAGGATGTAAAAGTCGTATTGTGCGCTTCATCACCTGATACACAGGAAATCAAGGAAGAGATGGAGGAAAAAGTCAAGCTTTATGAAAACATCATCTGGATTGACAAGATGGTTTCAAAGGAAGAAGTCATAGAGCTTTACAGCAATGCCGATGTTTTTGTATGTCCATCAATATACGAGCCTTTTGGCATTATAAATCTTGAGGCAATGGCTTGCAGCACGCCGGTTGTTGCCAGTGCTACAGGTGGAATAAAAGAAGTAGTCGTAGATGGGGAAACTGGATTTTTAGTGGAGCCTGGCAATTCACATGAATTAGCGGAAAAAATCAATATTCTCCTTGATGATAGGGATTTAGCTGCTTTATTCGGTGCAAACGGCAGAAGGAGAGTAGAAGACATGTTTAGCTGGGAATCAATTGCAAAAAAGACTTATGACCTTTACAAAAATGTCATCGAGAATTACAAAAAATAA
- a CDS encoding SPFH domain-containing protein encodes MFILFIILLLLIFIAAVASIKVVQTGYVYVIERLGQFYKVLEPGWHFVIPFVDYVRAKVSTKQQILDIEPQNVITKDNVKISVDNVIFYKVMSAKDAIYNIENYRSGIVYSTITNMRNIIGDMTLDEVLSGRDKINAELLKVIDQLTDAYGIKILSVEIKDITPPDEIRQAMEKQMKAERDKRATILQAEGEKQSAIAVAEGQKQAKILQAEAEKEANIRKAEGLRQSQILEAEGKAKAIEAIAEAQAKAIELVNKAILESGTNETVIALKQIEALQEMAKNPANKLIIPDKLVGTLGSITAVADLIKNQ; translated from the coding sequence GTGTTTATTTTGTTTATAATATTGCTTCTTCTCATATTTATTGCTGCTGTAGCGTCCATAAAAGTCGTTCAAACAGGTTATGTTTACGTCATTGAGAGATTGGGACAGTTTTACAAGGTGTTGGAGCCGGGTTGGCATTTTGTGATACCTTTTGTTGATTATGTACGGGCGAAAGTATCTACAAAGCAGCAGATATTGGATATTGAGCCGCAAAACGTCATTACGAAGGACAATGTGAAAATATCTGTCGATAATGTAATATTTTATAAGGTAATGAGTGCAAAAGATGCCATATACAACATAGAGAACTACAGATCAGGTATAGTCTATTCTACAATAACAAACATGAGAAACATCATTGGAGATATGACGCTTGACGAAGTTTTGTCAGGCAGGGACAAGATAAACGCAGAGCTTCTTAAAGTGATTGATCAGCTTACAGACGCATACGGCATAAAAATACTGTCTGTAGAGATAAAGGATATTACTCCGCCAGATGAAATAAGGCAAGCGATGGAAAAGCAGATGAAAGCAGAAAGAGATAAGAGAGCTACAATACTTCAGGCAGAAGGTGAGAAACAAAGTGCCATAGCTGTCGCTGAAGGTCAAAAGCAGGCAAAAATTTTGCAGGCAGAGGCTGAGAAGGAAGCAAATATCAGAAAGGCTGAAGGCTTAAGGCAGTCGCAGATATTAGAGGCGGAAGGCAAAGCGAAGGCCATTGAGGCGATTGCTGAAGCACAGGCAAAGGCCATTGAATTGGTCAACAAAGCCATATTAGAGTCAGGTACAAATGAGACTGTCATAGCATTAAAGCAAATAGAAGCATTGCAGGAGATGGCAAAGAATCCTGCCAATAAGCTTATTATTCCTGATAAATTGGTTGGAACATTAGGAAGCATAACGGCAGTTGCAGATCTCATTAAAAATCAATAG
- the galT gene encoding galactose-1-phosphate uridylyltransferase: protein MSEIRYDIVTGKIAVISTERGKRPHDFKKADVIKSSGVCPFCPGNETMTPPTLVEFRGEDGMWTLRGFNNKFAAFKKDVNVAKHEGELYKADDGYGVAEIIVESQHHDMTLGQMEVEGIENIMKALILRYDDIAKDEKIKYVQMFKNFGANGGASLEHGHWQIMGVSFVPEILERELKGVERHEADTGRCPYCHIIDEEMKEKARIVAENDKFIVICPYASQFAYESWILPKKHVKAFNEMDDDDIRSLSSLLKSLIKKYEDFFDNPPYNIVIHTVPHHDRRDFHWHVEILPRLTTFAGFELATGAYINPTPPEEAASILRLD, encoded by the coding sequence ATGTCGGAGATTAGATATGATATTGTTACAGGCAAGATAGCAGTTATTTCTACTGAAAGAGGTAAAAGGCCTCACGATTTTAAGAAGGCAGATGTCATAAAAAGTAGCGGAGTATGCCCATTTTGTCCTGGAAATGAAACTATGACGCCACCTACGCTTGTAGAGTTTCGTGGGGAGGATGGCATGTGGACATTAAGAGGATTTAACAACAAGTTTGCGGCTTTTAAAAAAGATGTGAATGTGGCTAAGCATGAAGGTGAATTGTACAAGGCAGACGATGGGTATGGTGTGGCAGAGATTATCGTTGAAAGCCAGCATCATGATATGACTTTGGGGCAGATGGAAGTAGAAGGCATTGAGAACATCATGAAGGCACTCATCTTAAGATACGATGATATTGCGAAGGATGAGAAGATTAAGTACGTTCAGATGTTTAAAAACTTTGGTGCAAACGGTGGTGCTTCCTTAGAACATGGACATTGGCAGATTATGGGCGTATCATTTGTACCTGAGATTTTAGAGAGAGAGCTAAAAGGCGTTGAAAGGCATGAGGCAGATACCGGAAGATGCCCTTACTGCCACATCATCGATGAAGAAATGAAAGAAAAGGCAAGAATCGTTGCCGAAAATGATAAGTTTATAGTTATATGCCCTTATGCATCGCAATTTGCGTATGAATCATGGATACTTCCTAAAAAACATGTCAAGGCTTTTAACGAGATGGACGACGATGACATACGAAGTCTTTCATCACTACTTAAATCGCTTATAAAGAAGTATGAAGATTTTTTTGACAATCCACCGTACAATATAGTCATTCATACAGTGCCACATCATGATCGACGGGATTTTCATTGGCATGTAGAGATATTGCCAAGGCTTACCACATTTGCGGGATTTGAGCTTGCAACAGGAGCATATATAAATCCTACGCCGCCAGAAGAAGCAGCTTCAATCTTAAGGTTAGATTAA
- a CDS encoding colicin immunity domain-containing protein has translation MSNVAIQLIEICRQYVNNNLNIDGFIENFQVLYEQKQDLLTDEEMSLFDDIYMACEYYERDENIRNEYHLYIGENELRQKVQKLVKKLAA, from the coding sequence ATGAGTAATGTCGCAATACAATTAATAGAAATTTGTCGGCAATATGTAAATAATAATTTAAACATAGATGGATTTATCGAAAATTTCCAAGTGCTTTATGAACAAAAGCAAGATTTATTGACAGATGAAGAAATGAGTCTGTTTGATGATATTTATATGGCTTGTGAATATTATGAACGGGATGAAAATATAAGAAATGAATATCACTTGTATATTGGAGAAAATGAGTTAAGACAAAAAGTGCAAAAACTTGTAAAAAAGTTAGCTGCATAA
- a CDS encoding sodium:calcium antiporter, protein MLLMSLAFILISCAYFTNAVEWLGKKFNLNQGIIGSIFAAVGTAMPETIIPVIAIIFHNGQASEEIGVGAIVGAPFMLSTLGFFVTGASAIIYALFHKRSLKITPSLTGFQRDMSYFITMYSLAVITSIVNNYIDIKNIVSIAILVSYFVYVIRTFSSNDESINDVKNLYFSANFHSTPTVHLILLQLILSLLGISYGAHIFIKYTEQVSAIAGIPPAILSLIITPIATELPEKLNSVLWIGQKKDTLALLNITGAMVFQSSVPVAIGMMFTEWHLTGLTMLTTMLSLISSYISLLYASNKKSLSPFVLMSGIIFYAIFLMALL, encoded by the coding sequence ATGCTTTTAATGAGCCTGGCGTTTATATTGATTTCGTGCGCTTATTTTACAAATGCCGTAGAATGGTTAGGCAAAAAGTTTAACTTAAATCAAGGAATAATCGGAAGCATCTTTGCCGCTGTAGGAACAGCAATGCCAGAGACGATTATACCTGTAATTGCAATCATATTTCACAATGGCCAAGCATCAGAAGAAATAGGTGTTGGTGCGATAGTCGGCGCTCCCTTCATGCTGTCGACACTTGGCTTCTTTGTCACAGGTGCATCTGCAATAATATACGCTTTATTTCACAAGAGATCTTTAAAAATAACCCCTTCGCTGACTGGATTTCAAAGAGACATGTCGTATTTTATAACCATGTACTCTTTAGCCGTCATCACTTCCATAGTGAATAACTACATAGATATTAAAAACATTGTATCAATTGCTATACTTGTTTCATACTTCGTTTACGTCATCCGCACATTTTCATCCAATGATGAAAGCATAAATGATGTAAAAAATTTGTACTTCTCGGCCAATTTTCATTCAACGCCTACTGTACATCTCATCCTTTTGCAGCTTATACTTTCCCTTTTGGGAATATCCTATGGCGCTCACATATTTATAAAGTACACAGAACAAGTATCTGCGATAGCAGGGATTCCTCCAGCCATACTGTCATTAATCATAACGCCTATAGCAACCGAGCTTCCAGAAAAGCTTAACTCTGTCTTATGGATAGGTCAAAAAAAAGATACCCTTGCCCTTTTAAACATAACAGGGGCAATGGTATTTCAATCATCTGTGCCTGTCGCCATAGGCATGATGTTTACAGAATGGCATTTGACTGGGCTTACTATGCTTACAACCATGTTATCGCTTATATCATCATATATAAGCCTCTTATATGCATCCAACAAAAAAAGTTTAAGCCCATTTGTTTTGATGTCAGGCATCATTTTCTATGCAATCTTTTTAATGGCACTGCTTTGA
- a CDS encoding DUF881 domain-containing protein yields MKGKVFQVVSFVMVFLIMGFMISMEFKTIQGSVKTAADTSRGSSVNVDELSSELQNMTDERNALKQQVADLNKKLDELNSSSSKYEATLNALSQDVEKYKELAGFTAMTGPGVIVTLNDSDLQPKDGEDPNMFLVHDEDLIKVVNELKAGGAEAISINDQRLIATSEIRCVGPTININSTRYAPPYVIKAIGNPDTLEASLNLKGGIVDTLKYYGIKVDIQTSKNIVVPAYTDPISLKYAKATN; encoded by the coding sequence ATGAAGGGTAAGGTTTTTCAAGTTGTTTCTTTTGTCATGGTGTTTTTAATAATGGGCTTTATGATATCAATGGAATTTAAGACTATACAAGGCAGTGTAAAGACTGCAGCAGATACATCTCGTGGAAGCAGCGTAAATGTTGATGAACTAAGCAGCGAACTGCAGAACATGACTGACGAGAGAAATGCCTTAAAACAACAAGTGGCAGATCTTAATAAAAAGCTTGATGAATTAAACAGCTCATCATCAAAATACGAAGCGACTTTAAATGCTCTGTCACAAGATGTAGAAAAGTATAAAGAGCTTGCAGGTTTTACTGCCATGACAGGTCCAGGAGTCATAGTCACTTTAAACGACAGCGACCTTCAGCCAAAAGATGGAGAAGACCCAAACATGTTTTTGGTACACGATGAAGACCTGATAAAAGTAGTAAACGAGTTAAAAGCTGGCGGAGCTGAAGCCATATCTATAAATGACCAAAGGCTTATAGCTACATCTGAAATAAGATGTGTAGGTCCTACCATCAACATAAATTCTACAAGATATGCTCCTCCATACGTCATAAAGGCGATTGGAAATCCTGACACATTAGAAGCTTCACTAAATCTTAAAGGCGGCATTGTAGATACTCTTAAATATTATGGAATAAAAGTGGACATACAGACATCTAAAAACATCGTAGTACCTGCCTACACAGATCCAATAAGCTTAAAATACGCTAAAGCGACAAATTAA
- a CDS encoding NfeD family protein, which produces MIIGIAIDLITSNFIFFNFSMGAFFAICADLLGANTPIQIFAFLAVGIVSLIFSFKYLRKKFKNIPKTYPYENQYIGRTIEIKDDIGKTGQVFFEGIYWTVKSDVPLKSGDNVVITGISGNKLIVKRLEE; this is translated from the coding sequence ATGATAATTGGTATAGCTATTGACCTTATTACAAGCAACTTCATATTTTTTAATTTTTCAATGGGAGCTTTTTTTGCAATATGTGCGGATCTATTAGGAGCTAATACACCGATTCAGATTTTTGCATTTCTCGCAGTAGGAATTGTTTCACTCATTTTTTCGTTTAAATACTTGAGAAAGAAATTTAAAAACATACCAAAGACTTATCCCTATGAAAACCAGTATATAGGTAGGACCATAGAGATAAAAGACGATATCGGCAAGACTGGTCAGGTATTTTTTGAAGGCATATATTGGACTGTCAAATCTGATGTGCCCCTAAAAAGCGGTGACAATGTGGTTATAACAGGTATATCTGGAAATAAATTAATTGTAAAGAGATTGGAGGAATAA
- a CDS encoding putative holin-like toxin, with translation MNTYQTLSLMIMFGMLIIAVLDFKRK, from the coding sequence ATGAATACATATCAAACGTTGTCTTTAATGATAATGTTTGGAATGTTAATTATAGCAGTCCTCGATTTTAAGAGGAAATAA
- a CDS encoding flavin reductase family protein has product MTIKEVPYDMYLKEVNQKLTSRGIFLTTKENKLNTMIIGWGGITYFWGKPVFLVAVRKSRFTYNQIEKSGEFTISVPLNEDLNKAIAFCGTKSGRDFDKFKECNLTPIPSQKIDTPIIGECSLHYECKVIYKQEMIKENLDADIDKRWYPDYHTFYFGEIVASYIKE; this is encoded by the coding sequence ATGACTATTAAAGAAGTGCCTTACGATATGTACTTAAAAGAGGTGAATCAAAAGCTTACGTCAAGAGGCATATTTTTGACTACTAAAGAGAATAAGTTAAATACCATGATAATTGGCTGGGGAGGAATAACTTATTTTTGGGGGAAACCTGTATTCTTAGTTGCAGTGAGAAAGTCTCGCTTTACGTACAATCAAATCGAAAAATCAGGTGAATTTACGATTAGCGTGCCTTTAAATGAGGACTTAAATAAAGCCATTGCATTTTGCGGCACAAAATCAGGTAGGGATTTTGATAAGTTTAAGGAGTGCAATCTTACACCTATTCCATCACAAAAAATTGATACACCTATAATAGGCGAGTGTTCACTTCACTATGAATGTAAAGTCATATACAAACAGGAGATGATAAAGGAAAATCTGGATGCTGATATTGATAAAAGATGGTATCCAGATTACCATACGTTTTACTTTGGCGAAATTGTGGCATCATACATAAAAGAATAG
- a CDS encoding alpha-glucosidase/alpha-galactosidase, with amino-acid sequence MRYTDGKVNDITIAYIGGGSRGWAWNLMTDLAKEESISGTVKLYDIDYDAAHDNEIIGNALSMRQDVKGKWLYKACETLEESLKGADFVIISILPGTFDEMESDVHAPEKYGIYQSVGDTVGPGGIVRALRTIPMFVDIANAIKEHCPDAWVINYTNPMTLCVRTLYEIFPQVKAFGCCHEVFGTQKLLSRALQDIEGIENVPREDIKINVLGINHFTWIDNAIYKEIDLMDVYRQFVNKYYESGFVSDANNNWMNNSFVSAERVKFDLFLRYGVIAAAGDRHLAEFVPGYWYLKDPETVREWMFGLTTVSWRKEDLKRRLERSKRLKTGQEKFELKETGEEGVRQIKALLGLGDLVTNVNIPNYGQIEGIPYGVVVETNALFSGNKLKPVLSGKLPDNVNSLVLRQVYNQETTLKAALKKDFDLAFSAFVNDPLVTISLKDAKKLFNEMLENTKKYLDGWKIKG; translated from the coding sequence ATGAGGTATACAGATGGAAAGGTGAATGACATCACTATTGCTTATATCGGTGGTGGCTCAAGAGGATGGGCGTGGAATTTAATGACCGACTTAGCAAAGGAAGAGAGCATTTCTGGCACAGTAAAGCTGTACGACATAGATTATGATGCGGCACATGACAATGAGATAATAGGCAATGCTCTATCAATGAGACAAGACGTTAAAGGCAAATGGCTTTATAAAGCCTGTGAGACATTAGAAGAGTCACTAAAAGGTGCTGATTTTGTCATAATATCTATTTTGCCAGGTACGTTCGATGAGATGGAATCTGATGTTCATGCACCAGAAAAGTATGGCATTTACCAGTCAGTAGGTGATACAGTAGGACCTGGTGGAATAGTCAGAGCTTTAAGGACAATTCCGATGTTTGTTGATATTGCCAATGCGATTAAAGAGCATTGTCCTGATGCGTGGGTCATAAATTATACAAATCCTATGACGCTTTGTGTCAGGACATTATATGAAATTTTCCCTCAAGTTAAAGCTTTTGGATGTTGCCATGAAGTTTTTGGCACACAAAAGCTATTATCTCGTGCTTTGCAGGATATAGAAGGTATTGAAAATGTTCCAAGGGAAGATATAAAGATAAATGTCTTAGGTATAAATCATTTTACATGGATCGACAATGCAATATACAAAGAAATAGATTTAATGGATGTTTATAGACAATTTGTGAATAAGTATTATGAAAGTGGATTTGTCAGCGATGCTAACAATAATTGGATGAACAATTCGTTTGTATCTGCAGAGAGAGTAAAATTTGATCTGTTTTTAAGATATGGAGTGATAGCTGCAGCGGGTGATAGACATCTGGCGGAATTTGTGCCGGGGTATTGGTATTTAAAAGATCCAGAGACAGTCAGAGAATGGATGTTTGGCTTAACGACTGTAAGTTGGAGAAAAGAAGACTTGAAGCGCAGGCTTGAAAGAAGTAAAAGGCTTAAGACAGGCCAGGAAAAATTTGAGTTAAAGGAAACAGGTGAAGAAGGCGTTAGGCAAATTAAAGCGCTATTAGGCTTAGGTGATTTAGTGACTAATGTCAATATTCCCAACTATGGACAGATTGAAGGAATACCATATGGCGTGGTAGTTGAAACAAACGCTTTATTTTCAGGAAATAAACTAAAGCCTGTATTATCAGGGAAATTGCCTGACAATGTAAATAGCCTTGTGCTAAGGCAGGTATACAACCAAGAAACGACGTTAAAAGCTGCTTTAAAGAAAGATTTTGATTTGGCTTTTAGTGCTTTTGTAAATGATCCCCTTGTTACAATATCTTTAAAAGATGCGAAAAAATTATTTAATGAAATGCTTGAAAATACGAAAAAATATTTAGATGGATGGAAAATAAAAGGATAA
- a CDS encoding DedA family protein, whose product MENTNILYSLIIDYGYLALFLSLLVEGTGMPGPVEILFLAAGYLISRGQMSFLAVVLIAALGNVSGNVLAYIIGAKSGRTFVEKYGHFLKITVKDLEGMDRWFSKYGGVTNLLGRLIGLPRTPAIWASGITRMDFKSFFVFSAIGDLLWSLFWTSVSYLVSMQILKIDLIGRTYPWWGYLLMLVGFILFMYVVWRIFLWMKERYLT is encoded by the coding sequence ATGGAGAATACTAATATCTTATACAGCTTAATAATAGATTACGGTTATTTGGCATTGTTTCTGTCATTGCTGGTTGAAGGCACTGGTATGCCAGGACCTGTGGAGATACTCTTCCTGGCGGCAGGTTACCTTATATCAAGAGGTCAGATGAGCTTTTTGGCTGTAGTTTTGATTGCAGCGTTAGGGAATGTGTCGGGGAATGTATTGGCGTACATAATAGGTGCCAAATCAGGCAGGACTTTTGTAGAGAAATATGGCCATTTTTTAAAGATAACTGTTAAAGACTTAGAAGGCATGGACCGTTGGTTTTCAAAATATGGTGGTGTTACTAACCTTTTAGGGCGTCTCATAGGATTGCCAAGGACGCCTGCCATCTGGGCTTCAGGCATAACAAGGATGGACTTCAAGTCGTTTTTTGTGTTTTCTGCCATCGGCGATCTTTTATGGTCACTTTTTTGGACGTCTGTTTCGTATTTAGTGTCGATGCAGATTTTAAAGATAGACTTAATCGGTAGGACGTACCCGTGGTGGGGTTATTTGTTAATGCTTGTAGGCTTTATCCTATTTATGTACGTCGTTTGGAGGATATTTTTATGGATGAAAGAAAGATACTTGACATAG
- a CDS encoding GNAT family N-acetyltransferase: MDERKILDIEIKIVRDVKTLLSIKDIWHQLEENSKVYPFNTFEWVVNWWKYFGGGKKLWILLIVGDQGPIGIAPFMITFGEMGLPVKRIKFIGSNNSDYLDFIVKYGYEDIFYRSLIKYLESTIDRFTVLDLEHLPESSGIYPYIMDSWLYYDYDVQDVCPYIKLPATWDEYLASLDGKFRRNIKYEIKRFFTKCDGSFMCVADENEIDDSMDRLIELHQARWRKRHMPGAFYSKRVRAFHKALAFDFFNRGILSLFELKDNDKIVASLLSYHVGGKRYYYISGYDLDYSRLSVGAVTLGLSIKRSIEVGDEVYDFLRGDEKYKEDWTNDKKRNMRLVASYPSVAGRFYLYYIIAENKIINKIKDRFSHD, encoded by the coding sequence ATGGATGAAAGAAAGATACTTGACATAGAGATAAAGATAGTGAGGGACGTAAAGACTCTTTTAAGCATCAAGGATATATGGCATCAACTGGAGGAGAATTCTAAGGTTTATCCTTTTAACACTTTTGAATGGGTCGTGAATTGGTGGAAGTATTTCGGCGGCGGCAAAAAGCTGTGGATTCTTTTGATAGTTGGCGATCAAGGCCCTATTGGAATAGCTCCTTTTATGATTACATTTGGTGAGATGGGGCTTCCTGTAAAGAGGATAAAATTCATAGGCTCTAATAACAGCGATTACCTTGACTTTATAGTGAAATACGGATATGAAGATATATTTTATCGCTCACTTATAAAGTATTTGGAGTCGACAATAGACAGGTTTACAGTGTTAGACTTGGAGCACCTTCCAGAGAGCAGCGGCATATATCCGTATATAATGGATAGCTGGCTTTACTACGATTACGATGTTCAAGATGTATGCCCATACATAAAGTTGCCGGCAACGTGGGATGAATACTTGGCATCCCTTGACGGCAAATTTAGAAGAAATATAAAGTACGAGATCAAGAGATTTTTCACAAAGTGCGATGGAAGTTTCATGTGCGTGGCAGATGAAAATGAGATAGATGATTCAATGGATAGACTAATAGAGCTGCATCAGGCAAGGTGGAGAAAACGACATATGCCGGGTGCATTTTATTCTAAAAGGGTTAGGGCTTTTCACAAGGCTTTGGCATTTGACTTTTTCAACAGGGGTATTTTAAGCTTGTTTGAATTAAAAGACAATGATAAAATCGTCGCAAGCTTATTAAGTTACCATGTAGGTGGGAAAAGGTATTACTACATAAGCGGCTACGATTTGGATTACAGCAGATTAAGCGTTGGAGCTGTAACATTAGGTTTATCGATAAAGCGCTCAATAGAAGTTGGAGATGAAGTCTACGACTTTTTAAGGGGAGATGAAAAGTACAAAGAAGATTGGACTAATGATAAAAAGAGGAACATGAGGCTTGTTGCTTCATATCCTTCTGTTGCAGGCAGGTTTTATCTTTACTACATCATTGCTGAAAATAAAATAATAAACAAGATAAAAGATAGGTTCAGTCATGACTGA